Proteins from one Malania oleifera isolate guangnan ecotype guangnan chromosome 4, ASM2987363v1, whole genome shotgun sequence genomic window:
- the LOC131154060 gene encoding zinc finger protein GAI-ASSOCIATED FACTOR 1-like: protein MSNISGDAGSLSSGTTTGPVDEVQQKINLHHHHHHLHLQYGFNGSSTTEPPPATNKKKRSQPGTPDPNAEVIALSPKTLMATNRFVCEICNKGFQRDQNLQLHRRGHNLPWKLRQRSSTDIRKRVYVCPEPSCVHHNPARALGDLTGIKKHFCRKHGEKKWKCEKCSKKYAVQSDWKAHAKTCGTREYKCDCGTIFSRRDSFITHRAFCDALAEENHKMKQGIIMANMGPNPQCQPSSGLMPLPPSMPSSSNINANVPAGMQWPAACSLGFSHPVVDTKIPLGSLSHGLMSLPPKTLNPAGHGGLFSCHSGTLFGAPRSNTGSGSPHMSATALLQKAAQMGATANSGMGSVPFMQKGNFVTGMAPSTFNPCSLYDQSQLLPLAGGDTMAGMFPIVTFNDIIQNNDLLMKDPKHDHILDGDNSTTMVSNPQPGLIGGAAANESVGVGNRTTVDFLGIGGMRARANLNHEQKQEIGFEGEVGEWRNGKSAMEMKPMWEV, encoded by the exons ATGTCAAACATCTCAGGGGATGCTGGCAGCCTCTCCTCAGGCACTACTACTGGTCCAGTAGATGAAGTTCAGCAGAAAATAAatttgcatcatcatcatcatcatcttcatcttcagtATGGCTTCAATGGATCCAGTACTACTGAGCCTCCACCAGCTACTAATAAGAAGAAGAGAAGTCAACCTGGAACTCCAG ATCCAAATGCGGAGGTTATTGCTCTGTCACCGAAAACCCTAATGGCGACAAACCGGTTTGTGTGTGAGATTTGCAACAAAGGATTCCAAAGGGACCAAAACCTACAATTGCACCGGAGAGGCCACAATTTGCCATGGAAGCTGAGGCAAAGGTCAAGCACCGATATCCGGAAGAGAGTGTACGTCTGCCCAGAGCCCTCGTGCGTCCACCACAACCCGGCCCGGGCTCTCGGCGACCTCACCGGAATAAAGAAGCACTTCTGCCGGAAGCACGGGGAGAAGAAGTGGAAATGTGAGAAGTGTTCCAAGAAGTATGCAGTGCAGTCGGATTGGAAAGCTCATGCAAAGACTTGTGGTACTAGGGAATACAAATGTGACTGTGGAACCATCTTCTCCAG AAGAGATAGCTTCATCACTCACAGAGCCTTCTGTGATGCCCTAGCTGAAGAAAACCACAAAATGAAGCAAGGAATAATCATGGCCAACATGGGACCAAACCCACAATGCCAACCGTCATCCGGGCTGATGCCACTGCCGCCGTCAATGCCTTCTAGCTCGAACATCAACGCCAACGTACCGGCTGGGATGCAGTGGCCGGCCGCATGCTCACTGGGGTTCAGCCACCCAGTCGTCGACACCAAAATCCCCCTCGGTTCCCTCTCCCATGGACTCATGTCATTgccaccaaaaaccctaaatccagccGGACACGGCGGCCTGTTCTCCTGCCACTCCGGGACCCTTTTCGGGGCTCCGAGAAGCAACACCGGCAGCGGCTCGCCGCACATGTCAGCCACAGCATTGCTGCAGAAGGCGGCGCAAATGGGTGCAACTGCAAACAGTGGAATGGGCTCAGTACCCTTCATGCAGAAGGGTAATTTTGTGACTGGCATGGCTCCATCAACGTTCAACCCTTGCAGTCTATATGACCAATCCCAGCTGCTCCCGCTCGCAGGCGGAGACACTATGGCCGGAATGTTCCCCATAGTAACATTTAACGACATTATCCAAAACAATGACCTCTTGATGAAAGACCCTAAGCATGATCACATTCTGGATGGAGACAACAGTACTACTATGGTATCGAACCCTCAGCCAGGATTAATCGGTGGGGCGGCGGCAAACGAGAGCGTTGGCGTCGGAAACCGAACAACAGTAGATTTCTTGGGGATTGGGGGAATGAGGGCCAGGGCG